A single genomic interval of uncultured Desulfobacter sp. harbors:
- a CDS encoding sigma-54 dependent transcriptional regulator — translation MINFSHSKVPVVLVDDEPSELEAYGFLLASMGVNQVVPVQDSRRVPGVLADLGGCVLFLDLNMPHKSGLEVLKELRVTHPHIPVVIITANSEIESAVECLKQGAHDYLVKPINMNTFASALRNALEICALRHEVMTLKGVSFNRNLKYPEHFQHIITRNSTMIGLFQYIESISSSREPVLILGETGTGKELISRAIHDVSGLDGPFVTVDVAGLDDNLFSDTLFGHNKGAYTGADKHREGLVEKAAGGSLFLDEIGDLSAASQVKLLRLVQEGIFYPLGSDRPRTCRARIISATNKSRNALAAVDQDQFRSDLFFRLSTHLIQVPPLRERKEDIPLIAAYLRDQAAKAMGKPVVNTGEQLAAVLSAHPFPGNIRELKTYIYDAVAQSTDTSLNVDTILDRLTDVSTVSKSQAVNTAPTRDITLEDLMGGFPTLTALTEYAIDQALERTNNNQSQAAMLLGISKQALSKRLKKRDKS, via the coding sequence ATGATTAATTTCAGCCATTCAAAGGTTCCGGTGGTTCTGGTGGACGATGAACCATCAGAGCTTGAAGCGTACGGTTTTTTGCTAGCCTCCATGGGTGTCAATCAGGTGGTTCCGGTTCAGGACAGTCGACGGGTGCCTGGTGTTTTGGCCGATCTTGGTGGGTGTGTCCTTTTTCTTGATCTGAATATGCCCCACAAATCCGGCCTTGAGGTATTGAAAGAACTCCGGGTGACCCACCCCCATATTCCCGTGGTGATCATCACGGCCAATTCCGAGATTGAAAGCGCTGTTGAGTGTTTAAAGCAAGGGGCCCATGACTATCTGGTCAAGCCCATAAATATGAACACTTTTGCCTCGGCACTGAGAAATGCCCTGGAAATTTGTGCGTTACGACATGAAGTCATGACCCTTAAAGGGGTTTCCTTTAACCGGAATCTTAAATATCCGGAACATTTCCAGCACATCATTACCCGAAATTCCACTATGATCGGACTTTTTCAGTATATTGAGTCCATCTCCAGCAGCCGGGAGCCGGTCCTGATTCTTGGCGAAACCGGCACCGGCAAAGAGTTGATCTCGCGCGCTATCCATGATGTATCCGGGCTTGACGGACCTTTTGTTACGGTGGATGTGGCGGGACTTGATGACAACTTGTTTTCAGACACGCTTTTCGGCCACAATAAGGGGGCTTATACCGGGGCGGATAAACACAGGGAGGGTCTGGTGGAAAAAGCGGCAGGCGGCTCTTTGTTTTTAGATGAGATCGGGGATCTTTCCGCCGCCTCCCAGGTCAAGCTGCTGCGACTGGTCCAGGAGGGAATTTTTTACCCTCTGGGATCGGACCGGCCCCGGACCTGCCGGGCACGGATTATATCCGCGACCAATAAATCCCGTAATGCGCTTGCGGCGGTGGATCAGGACCAGTTTCGGTCCGATCTTTTTTTCAGGCTTTCCACCCACCTGATCCAGGTTCCCCCGTTACGGGAGCGCAAAGAGGACATTCCCTTGATCGCCGCTTATCTGAGGGATCAGGCCGCCAAAGCCATGGGTAAACCCGTTGTTAACACCGGGGAACAGCTTGCAGCCGTTTTGTCGGCCCACCCGTTCCCGGGCAATATCAGGGAGCTGAAAACCTATATTTATGATGCCGTGGCACAAAGCACGGACACAAGCCTCAATGTTGACACGATCCTGGATCGGTTGACAGATGTCTCGACCGTCTCGAAATCCCAGGCAGTCAATACGGCCCCTACCCGTGACATTACCCTGGAAGATTTAATGGGCGGATTTCCCACCCTGACGGCACTGACCGAATATGCCATTGACCAGGCCTTGGAACGCACCAATAATAATCAGAGCCAGGCCGCTATGCTATTAGGTATCTCCAAGCAGGCATTAAGCAAGCGATTAAAGAAACGGGATAAAAGTTGA
- a CDS encoding ABC transporter substrate-binding protein, which translates to MKFNRFWTATAAAGLLISGLIFTGPATAGETTIKIGNIIPLSGPSASVGQQGKNAREMAVEEINAAGGIKSLGGAKLEMLYADSESKPERGVSEAERLINTEKVNVLTGCWNSAVTYPTTAVAERYGVPFIVPVSVSDKITEQGFKNVFRIAAKDSWWTRDQFSFLKDMQTEFNTPVKKLAFVYENGDWGKGMANQWKMLAEKDGYEVVLDEPYPSTATDLSPVVQKIRRSRADVLLLVSNAADAILLTNTLAEYKVRLKAIVATGGGHADPFFIKAVGKNARYLFDIVEWEADINKPGAKETNAKYKAKYGYNLTGEAVDAYVSMYVIKDALERAASFDKDAIRKALAETNLTSGPGMIVGYDAVQFDDSGQNSHASPVIVQINDVGNGLERITVWPKSARRAGYTPVFPKP; encoded by the coding sequence ATGAAGTTTAATCGTTTTTGGACCGCAACGGCCGCCGCCGGACTTTTAATCAGCGGACTTATTTTTACAGGCCCTGCGACGGCAGGTGAAACAACCATCAAGATCGGCAACATTATCCCTTTATCGGGTCCTTCTGCATCTGTAGGGCAGCAGGGGAAAAATGCAAGGGAGATGGCCGTTGAGGAGATCAACGCCGCCGGCGGCATTAAATCCCTGGGAGGTGCCAAACTTGAAATGCTTTATGCCGATTCCGAATCCAAGCCGGAAAGAGGCGTGTCCGAGGCTGAGCGGCTGATTAATACCGAAAAGGTCAACGTATTGACCGGGTGCTGGAACTCTGCGGTGACCTATCCCACCACAGCCGTGGCTGAACGATATGGGGTGCCTTTTATTGTGCCGGTCTCCGTATCCGACAAAATTACCGAGCAGGGGTTTAAAAATGTGTTCCGGATTGCCGCCAAAGACTCCTGGTGGACCCGGGATCAGTTTTCATTTTTAAAGGATATGCAGACTGAATTCAACACACCCGTTAAAAAACTTGCCTTTGTTTATGAAAACGGTGACTGGGGAAAAGGCATGGCAAACCAGTGGAAAATGTTGGCCGAGAAAGACGGATATGAGGTGGTTCTGGACGAACCCTATCCCTCCACAGCCACCGACCTGAGCCCTGTGGTGCAGAAGATCAGACGCTCCCGGGCTGATGTCCTTTTACTAGTTTCCAATGCTGCGGACGCCATTCTTTTAACCAACACACTGGCTGAGTACAAGGTCCGCTTAAAAGCCATTGTCGCCACAGGCGGCGGACATGCTGATCCCTTTTTTATCAAGGCCGTGGGTAAAAATGCCCGGTACCTTTTTGATATTGTGGAGTGGGAAGCCGACATCAACAAACCCGGTGCCAAAGAAACCAATGCAAAATACAAGGCCAAATACGGATATAACCTTACCGGAGAGGCTGTGGATGCCTATGTATCCATGTACGTGATCAAAGATGCCTTGGAACGCGCAGCAAGCTTCGATAAAGACGCCATCCGCAAGGCCCTGGCGGAAACCAACCTCACCTCAGGCCCCGGCATGATTGTTGGCTATGATGCCGTTCAGTTTGACGACAGCGGCCAAAATTCCCACGCATCACCGGTTATTGTGCAGATTAATGATGTGGGTAACGGCCTTGAAAGAATTACCGTGTGGCCCAAAAGCGCCAGACGTGCCGGATACACCCCTGTTTTTCCCAAACCGTAA
- a CDS encoding branched-chain amino acid ABC transporter permease → MIYLIEDTINGILMGSIYGLTALGLTIIFGVLKVINFAHGTLLMVGMYAAYWTVTLSGLHPYLALFIVVPVMYVFGYYLQDIVIKPIFKAEKDVREPSTVIIVTTGVWYVLDNLTLMIFGPQYRSLPDNPLQGKMIELGEMFVSVPKLWGAVTAVATAVAVYYFFQKTRTGRAIRACSLDRDAASLSGINQYKIYNMAFGLGTAVAGVAAVTLVPFYNTFPSVGVLFDIKGFIIVVLGGLGSIPGAIIGGIIIGIIESVGPQFMTATWTEAIVYGLFLLVLFVKPSGLFGVKYDW, encoded by the coding sequence ATGATCTATTTAATTGAAGATACAATCAACGGCATCCTTATGGGCTCGATTTACGGGCTGACCGCCCTTGGGTTGACCATCATTTTCGGGGTACTCAAGGTGATTAACTTTGCCCACGGCACCCTTTTGATGGTCGGTATGTACGCCGCATACTGGACTGTTACCCTGTCAGGGCTCCACCCCTACCTTGCCCTGTTTATAGTTGTTCCGGTCATGTATGTGTTTGGATACTATTTGCAGGATATTGTGATAAAGCCCATTTTCAAGGCGGAAAAGGATGTCCGGGAACCCAGCACGGTGATTATCGTCACCACCGGGGTGTGGTATGTGCTGGATAACCTGACTCTGATGATTTTTGGCCCCCAGTACCGTTCCCTTCCGGATAATCCGCTCCAGGGCAAAATGATAGAACTCGGGGAGATGTTCGTCTCCGTTCCCAAGCTGTGGGGGGCCGTTACCGCTGTTGCAACCGCCGTTGCCGTATACTATTTTTTTCAGAAAACAAGGACAGGCCGTGCCATCAGGGCATGCAGCCTTGACCGCGATGCGGCCAGCCTGTCCGGCATTAATCAGTATAAAATATACAACATGGCCTTTGGGCTCGGCACGGCAGTGGCCGGTGTTGCCGCGGTCACCCTGGTGCCCTTTTACAACACCTTTCCTTCCGTGGGCGTTCTGTTTGATATTAAAGGATTTATCATTGTGGTGCTGGGCGGACTTGGCTCCATTCCCGGGGCCATCATCGGCGGGATCATCATTGGAATCATCGAATCCGTGGGTCCCCAATTCATGACCGCCACCTGGACAGAGGCCATTGTATACGGTCTGTTTCTTCTGGTCCTTTTTGTTAAACCCTCAGGATTGTTCGGAGTAAAATATGACTGGTAA
- a CDS encoding branched-chain amino acid ABC transporter permease — translation MTGKPMTGTGDNNTPYETDDALLDRSALARQVVKDTINKVLLGAVLILVLVLPAVVSSPTWLHIIVLIFFYAYLTTSWNMVGGFAGVLPLGHAVFLGIGAYTSTVLSLQYGISPWLGMFVGGILAVVAGMVIGLPTLKMRGAYFALATIAFAEGVRVMVENIEYLGPFKLNGPRGLQIPPLNIGWADFMFSSKVPYYYIILGLLLIILFLTWAVSRSKLGYYLTAGGEEPEAAQALGVNVSRAKVIAMALSCFFTALAGTFYAQFSLFIHPKSTISLDISFEIAFIALIGGRGSIAGPILGALLLRPVSDLTRIYFGDILPGMHLVIYGVVLILVMIYQPRGLQEPLTRIYDRVVNRMADGFIKGGDK, via the coding sequence ATGACTGGTAAACCCATGACAGGTACAGGGGACAACAACACCCCTTATGAGACCGATGATGCTCTTCTTGACAGGTCTGCCCTGGCTCGCCAGGTGGTCAAGGATACCATTAACAAGGTACTGCTCGGGGCGGTGCTGATCCTGGTGCTGGTATTGCCGGCAGTCGTCAGCAGTCCCACCTGGCTGCATATCATTGTTTTGATATTTTTTTACGCGTATCTAACCACCTCCTGGAACATGGTGGGCGGATTTGCAGGTGTGCTGCCTCTGGGGCATGCCGTATTTTTGGGCATCGGCGCATATACGTCAACGGTGCTTTCCCTCCAGTACGGAATCAGTCCCTGGCTCGGTATGTTCGTTGGTGGTATTTTAGCTGTTGTCGCCGGCATGGTCATCGGGCTTCCCACCTTGAAAATGCGCGGGGCCTATTTTGCCCTGGCAACCATCGCCTTTGCCGAAGGTGTACGCGTTATGGTTGAGAACATAGAATACCTGGGGCCGTTCAAACTCAATGGTCCCCGGGGGTTGCAGATTCCGCCCTTGAATATTGGTTGGGCCGATTTTATGTTTTCATCCAAGGTGCCGTATTACTACATTATCCTGGGGTTGCTGCTGATTATTCTGTTTCTGACCTGGGCGGTTTCCAGATCCAAGCTGGGATATTACCTGACCGCCGGCGGAGAGGAGCCTGAAGCGGCCCAGGCCCTTGGCGTCAATGTCTCCCGGGCCAAGGTGATTGCCATGGCGTTAAGCTGCTTTTTCACAGCCCTGGCAGGGACGTTTTATGCTCAGTTCTCTTTGTTTATCCACCCTAAAAGTACCATTTCCCTTGATATTTCCTTTGAGATTGCCTTTATCGCTTTGATCGGCGGCCGAGGATCTATTGCAGGTCCTATTTTGGGGGCACTGTTGCTTCGGCCGGTCAGTGACCTGACAAGAATTTATTTTGGAGATATTCTGCCCGGGATGCATCTGGTGATATACGGTGTTGTACTCATTCTGGTGATGATCTATCAACCCCGGGGACTGCAGGAACCCTTGACCCGGATATACGACAGGGTGGTAAATCGTATGGCCGATGGCTTTATCAAAGGAGGGGATAAATGA
- a CDS encoding ABC transporter ATP-binding protein gives MNLLELKDVTKQFGGLTAVDRLSLSMEKGEILGVIGPNGAGKSTAFNCIAGVFPPTKGEVVFDGHVINGQKPWDLCKRGIARTFQIVKPFASKSVLYNVTVGAFATTSGRAEAEAKAIDVLKLLNFDDKKDAKSSDLTIADRKRLEIARALATEPRLLLLDEVMAGLRPAEVDEMVEIIRFLREQGITILVIEHIMRAIMALSDRIVVIHFGKKIAEGTPEQVASDENVIKAYLGDEYGVS, from the coding sequence ATGAATCTTCTTGAACTAAAGGATGTAACTAAGCAGTTTGGCGGCCTTACGGCGGTGGACAGGTTGAGTCTGTCCATGGAAAAAGGCGAAATTCTGGGTGTCATTGGTCCCAACGGTGCAGGAAAGTCCACGGCATTTAACTGCATTGCGGGGGTGTTTCCTCCCACAAAAGGTGAGGTGGTTTTTGACGGGCATGTGATCAATGGGCAAAAGCCCTGGGATCTGTGCAAAAGAGGGATTGCCCGTACATTTCAGATCGTGAAACCCTTTGCGTCTAAAAGCGTACTTTATAATGTGACGGTGGGGGCCTTTGCCACCACGTCCGGCAGAGCCGAAGCCGAGGCCAAGGCCATTGACGTGCTGAAACTGCTTAATTTTGACGATAAAAAGGATGCCAAATCATCGGATTTAACCATTGCGGACAGAAAACGCCTGGAGATTGCCAGGGCCCTGGCCACAGAGCCAAGACTTCTGCTGTTGGATGAGGTGATGGCAGGCCTGCGGCCGGCGGAGGTGGATGAAATGGTGGAAATTATACGGTTTCTGCGTGAGCAGGGCATCACCATTCTGGTGATTGAACATATCATGCGGGCTATCATGGCCTTATCCGACCGTATTGTTGTCATCCATTTCGGGAAAAAAATCGCAGAGGGGACACCTGAACAGGTGGCGTCCGACGAAAACGTGATCAAAGCATATCTGGGAGATGAATATGGGGTTTCTTGA
- a CDS encoding ABC transporter ATP-binding protein: MGFLEVNNIDVSYGDVQVIFDLSMHIEEGEVVSIIGGNGAGKSTLLRTISGLMKPSSGQIYFKGRSMHTLPPEEIVNHGIVHVPEGRRLFSLMTIKDNLIVGAYNKEADKYKEQTLAQVYEMLPRLKERENQTALTMSGGEQQMVAIGRGLMARPKILMLDEPSLGLAPVLINSIFETIRKIADQGTTVLLVEQDVNHSLRLSDRGYVLEHGRIALEGRADELLGNPHIKEAYLGI; the protein is encoded by the coding sequence ATGGGGTTTCTTGAGGTAAATAATATTGATGTCAGCTATGGGGATGTCCAGGTTATTTTTGACCTATCCATGCACATTGAAGAAGGCGAAGTGGTGTCTATCATTGGCGGAAACGGTGCCGGTAAATCCACATTGCTTCGCACCATTTCAGGGCTGATGAAACCGTCTTCCGGTCAGATTTATTTTAAAGGCCGTTCCATGCATACCCTGCCACCCGAAGAGATCGTCAACCACGGCATCGTCCATGTCCCGGAGGGGCGCAGGCTTTTTTCCCTGATGACCATAAAAGACAACCTCATTGTGGGGGCGTACAATAAGGAAGCAGACAAGTACAAGGAGCAGACTCTGGCCCAGGTATATGAAATGCTGCCGCGACTGAAAGAGCGGGAAAATCAAACCGCCCTGACCATGTCCGGTGGGGAGCAGCAGATGGTGGCCATTGGCCGGGGACTTATGGCCAGGCCTAAAATCCTGATGCTGGATGAGCCCTCCCTTGGACTGGCCCCTGTTTTGATCAACAGCATTTTTGAGACCATCCGGAAAATCGCCGACCAAGGTACCACCGTGCTGCTGGTTGAACAGGATGTAAATCATTCACTGCGCTTATCAGACCGGGGCTATGTACTGGAACACGGCCGAATTGCCCTGGAGGGCAGGGCGGATGAACTTTTAGGTAATCCTCACATTAAAGAGGCTTATCTGGGGATTTAA
- a CDS encoding L-lactate dehydrogenase (quinone) large subunit LdhH yields MEQKFKQSIDRAINDTNLTGALGNFSEAYKVNRAKAYEGIDFEGLRSTIAERKAYAAEHLDELCAMFTTNAEKAGAKVFLTKNPVDVRDYILKVAKENNVKTVVKSKSMATEEIHLNEHLEKAGISVGETDLGEWIIQLAGQRPSHMVMPAIHLTREDVADIFSKEIDERLSTDIPRLVAVARKEMRTKFLKADMGISGANMAVAETGTLTIVTNEGNARLVTSLPRIHVAVVGIEKIVEKLADIVPILRALPRSATAQQLTSYVTMITGRTPNEDGSMKDLHIVLMDNRRSEMAADPKFKQAMQCIRCASCLNVCPIFRLVGGHVFGKVYTGGIGTILTAWYDQLQSAEDIQGLCIQCGACKDVCPGNIDIPALIMEIRRRLVKAQGIPLVTKSIYKVVNNRRLFHSMLRTASLAGKPFTKGKFIRHLPLFLSDLTDDRSLPAIAAKPFRDVFKTIKQPECREKVVFYAGCLIDFAYPEMGEAVVKILNKAGIEVIFPENQTCCGAPARYNGAYDVAAKNAEDNIKALLENSDASYVVSACPTCTVALDREFIETFESIGKHGKIATAKQLAGKVIDFSTLVKKLVDEGRLTLKSGEPLGKITYHDSCHLKRTLKADQPPRDLLTQSGYALEEMFECDTCCGMGGSYSLKLPKISGSILTRKLTNIKNTGANVVAMDCPGCVMQIRGGLDQDGADIKVQHTAELIAGQFK; encoded by the coding sequence ATGGAGCAAAAATTCAAACAGTCCATAGACCGCGCCATTAACGACACAAACCTGACCGGTGCACTTGGTAATTTCTCGGAAGCGTATAAGGTCAACCGGGCCAAGGCCTATGAAGGCATTGATTTTGAAGGCCTTCGCAGCACCATTGCCGAGCGTAAAGCCTATGCTGCTGAGCACCTGGACGAACTATGCGCCATGTTCACGACAAATGCCGAAAAAGCAGGGGCCAAGGTTTTCCTGACCAAAAATCCGGTCGACGTGCGCGACTATATTCTCAAGGTTGCCAAGGAAAATAATGTAAAAACCGTGGTCAAATCAAAATCCATGGCAACGGAAGAGATCCACTTGAACGAGCATCTGGAAAAGGCCGGAATATCTGTAGGTGAAACCGATCTGGGCGAATGGATCATCCAGTTGGCCGGGCAAAGGCCCTCGCACATGGTCATGCCGGCCATTCACCTGACCCGTGAAGACGTAGCCGACATCTTCAGCAAGGAAATTGATGAACGCCTTTCTACGGACATTCCCCGCCTGGTTGCCGTGGCCAGAAAGGAGATGCGCACCAAATTCCTCAAGGCCGACATGGGCATCTCCGGCGCTAATATGGCCGTGGCCGAAACCGGTACGCTGACCATCGTCACCAACGAGGGCAATGCCCGTCTGGTCACCTCTCTGCCCAGGATCCATGTGGCCGTGGTCGGTATTGAAAAAATAGTGGAAAAACTTGCCGACATCGTTCCGATTCTCCGGGCCCTGCCAAGAAGCGCCACCGCACAACAGCTAACCAGCTATGTGACCATGATCACCGGCCGGACACCCAATGAAGACGGCTCCATGAAAGACCTTCATATTGTGCTGATGGACAACCGCCGATCCGAGATGGCCGCCGATCCCAAATTCAAGCAGGCCATGCAGTGTATCCGCTGCGCCTCCTGCCTGAATGTCTGCCCGATTTTCCGTCTTGTTGGGGGACACGTGTTCGGCAAGGTCTACACGGGCGGCATCGGCACCATCCTGACGGCCTGGTACGACCAACTCCAAAGTGCCGAAGATATCCAGGGGCTTTGTATCCAGTGCGGCGCGTGCAAGGATGTCTGCCCTGGCAACATTGACATTCCCGCATTAATTATGGAAATTCGCAGGCGCCTGGTCAAAGCGCAGGGCATCCCCCTAGTGACAAAATCCATCTACAAGGTGGTCAATAACCGCCGCCTGTTTCACAGCATGCTGCGCACGGCATCTCTGGCCGGCAAGCCCTTTACCAAAGGCAAATTCATCCGCCACTTACCGCTTTTTCTCTCCGACCTCACCGACGACCGCAGCCTGCCGGCCATTGCGGCCAAACCGTTTCGCGATGTATTCAAAACCATCAAACAGCCTGAATGCCGCGAAAAAGTCGTGTTTTACGCCGGATGCCTGATTGATTTTGCCTATCCTGAAATGGGGGAGGCCGTGGTTAAAATCCTGAACAAGGCCGGAATTGAAGTTATTTTTCCAGAAAATCAGACCTGCTGCGGTGCGCCTGCCCGTTACAACGGGGCTTACGACGTTGCCGCAAAAAATGCCGAAGATAATATCAAGGCACTTCTGGAAAACAGCGACGCAAGCTATGTGGTCTCCGCCTGTCCGACTTGTACGGTGGCCCTGGACCGGGAGTTTATTGAAACCTTTGAATCCATCGGCAAACACGGCAAAATCGCCACAGCAAAACAACTTGCCGGCAAAGTCATTGATTTTTCAACCCTGGTGAAAAAGCTGGTTGATGAAGGACGCCTCACCTTGAAATCGGGTGAACCGTTGGGCAAAATCACCTACCATGACTCCTGCCACCTCAAACGCACCCTGAAAGCGGATCAGCCCCCGCGTGATTTGCTGACCCAAAGCGGCTATGCGTTGGAAGAGATGTTCGAGTGCGACACCTGCTGCGGCATGGGCGGGTCCTATTCCCTGAAACTGCCCAAGATTTCAGGCTCGATTCTTACCCGCAAGCTCACCAACATTAAAAACACCGGCGCCAATGTGGTGGCCATGGACTGCCCCGGCTGTGTCATGCAGATCAGGGGGGGATTGGATCAGGATGGTGCTGACATCAAAGTGCAACATACGGCGGAGTTGATCGCCGGACAGTTTAAATGA
- a CDS encoding lactate utilization protein, with translation MYDQFKSKAESVSAEVFRFSTRRAAMDFIVDVIKQEQVSDKPGHYATAANCPFFENMDKNRLTQIQGFSFDISRERTGNARIGISQVDWALADTGTLVQDATSIDKRLVSTLPEIHIALLPSNRLLPDMTALLEKLSPQQMNYIAMITGPSRTADIERVLTIGVHGPKRLIIILVDDLGGNK, from the coding sequence ATGTACGATCAATTCAAGTCCAAGGCCGAAAGTGTGAGCGCGGAGGTGTTTCGCTTTTCCACCCGGAGGGCTGCCATGGATTTTATTGTGGATGTCATAAAGCAGGAACAGGTCAGCGACAAACCCGGACACTATGCGACCGCGGCAAACTGTCCGTTTTTTGAAAATATGGATAAAAACCGGTTGACACAAATCCAAGGCTTCTCTTTTGACATCAGTCGAGAACGGACCGGCAACGCCCGTATCGGAATCAGCCAAGTTGATTGGGCCCTGGCTGACACAGGCACCCTGGTTCAGGACGCCACATCTATTGATAAGCGGTTGGTCTCCACTTTGCCTGAAATTCATATCGCACTGCTTCCCTCAAACAGGCTGCTTCCGGATATGACCGCTTTGCTCGAAAAACTGAGCCCGCAACAGATGAATTATATCGCCATGATTACCGGCCCCAGCCGAACCGCGGACATAGAACGGGTCCTGACCATTGGCGTCCATGGCCCCAAACGGCTGATCATTATTCTGGTAGACGACCTGGGAGGTAATAAGTGA